The Armatimonadota bacterium genome includes a window with the following:
- a CDS encoding solute:sodium symporter family transporter encodes MRATQTHGGLTAWDYGVVALYFVAVMLVGWYYSRRQTDLGEYFLGGRTQNWIAVGLSVMATLVSTITYLTTPGEIIKNGPGVLWSALSIWLAYPIIGYFIIPRIMAAPIVSGYELLERQFGRGIRRAAALLFVLTRLSWLGLVVFTCSVALSAMTGIPVPVLLVVVGAVTTAYTTMGGFRAVVVTDVMQALILFGGTLAVVVYVMWHFGSVTAWWPDLRNLDLGWKPTPIFPTSLSQRITVFGIVLHQFIWWIAASSSDQLTIQRYLSTRDAASARRSFLTNAVAGLFLGVSLALVGFALLGFFTHNPQLIPPAEGPGGLGMSADVAEQARRLGGLEGQLYVLTHGADKLFPWFIAHVLPPVVSGLLLAALFSAAMSSVSSGVNSVTTVLMVDFPERFAKVATTEGTVARARSIGIAVGTLAIMVAFVQQYIKGNFMEVAQKVNLFFIAPVAALFLMAFYMKRSNAAGAWAAIISGFLVGVVVSYYSEIVKVLTGRDSYLSFTYILPFSLGVSLVAGYLFSLPFARGGAIREATKASETVSAGNS; translated from the coding sequence TTGAGAGCGACACAGACGCACGGTGGGCTCACCGCCTGGGACTACGGGGTGGTGGCCCTTTATTTTGTGGCAGTGATGCTGGTTGGCTGGTATTATTCCCGCCGCCAGACTGATCTTGGCGAGTATTTTCTGGGCGGGCGGACGCAGAACTGGATCGCGGTGGGCCTGTCCGTGATGGCAACGCTGGTGAGCACCATCACCTATCTGACCACACCCGGCGAGATCATCAAGAACGGCCCCGGAGTCCTGTGGAGCGCTCTCTCCATCTGGCTGGCCTACCCTATCATCGGGTACTTCATCATCCCGCGGATCATGGCTGCGCCCATTGTGTCCGGCTATGAGCTGCTGGAGCGTCAGTTCGGCAGGGGCATCCGGCGGGCAGCGGCCTTGCTGTTTGTGCTCACCCGGCTCTCGTGGCTGGGGCTTGTGGTCTTCACGTGCAGCGTGGCGCTCTCCGCGATGACCGGCATTCCGGTCCCCGTACTTCTGGTTGTGGTCGGAGCGGTGACGACGGCCTATACCACGATGGGCGGGTTCCGGGCGGTGGTGGTGACAGACGTCATGCAGGCGCTAATCCTTTTCGGGGGAACGCTGGCGGTTGTCGTGTACGTGATGTGGCACTTTGGGAGCGTGACCGCCTGGTGGCCGGACCTACGGAACCTGGACCTGGGCTGGAAGCCGACACCGATCTTTCCCACCAGTCTCTCGCAACGCATCACGGTTTTCGGGATTGTGCTCCATCAGTTCATCTGGTGGATCGCCGCTTCCAGTTCGGATCAGTTGACCATTCAGCGCTACCTGAGCACGCGCGACGCCGCGAGCGCCCGGCGCAGTTTTCTGACTAACGCGGTGGCGGGTCTTTTCCTGGGGGTGTCGCTTGCGCTGGTGGGCTTCGCCCTGCTCGGCTTTTTCACCCACAACCCCCAGCTCATTCCGCCGGCGGAAGGTCCCGGCGGACTGGGAATGAGCGCAGATGTGGCGGAGCAGGCCCGGAGGCTGGGCGGTCTCGAGGGGCAGCTGTACGTGCTGACCCACGGAGCGGACAAACTGTTCCCCTGGTTCATCGCTCACGTTCTGCCACCGGTGGTCTCCGGGCTGCTGCTGGCGGCTTTGTTCTCCGCGGCGATGTCCAGCGTCTCGTCAGGGGTGAACTCCGTGACCACCGTGCTGATGGTGGATTTTCCAGAGCGTTTTGCGAAGGTTGCTACCACCGAGGGCACCGTGGCCCGCGCCCGCAGTATCGGCATCGCGGTGGGCACGCTGGCCATTATGGTGGCCTTCGTTCAGCAGTACATCAAGGGCAACTTCATGGAGGTCGCCCAGAAAGTCAATCTGTTCTTCATTGCTCCGGTGGCCGCACTGTTCCTTATGGCGTTTTATATGAAGCGTTCGAATGCGGCGGGTGCCTGGGCGGCGATCATCTCCGGATTCCTGGTGGGCGTGGTGGTATCGTATTATTCGGAGATCGTCAAGGTGCTGACCGGACGGGACTCTTACCTCAGCTTCACTTATATCCTTCCGTTCTCTCTGGGGGTCAGCCTGGTGGCGGGCTATCTCTTTAGCCTGCCGTTCGCACGGGGCGGAGCGATCCGGGAGGCCACAAAAGCGTCGGAGACCGTTTCCGCCGGGAATAGCTGA
- the hpcH gene encoding 2,4-dihydroxyhept-2-ene-1,7-dioic acid aldolase, whose product MHMRPSRVLAKLRAGEVASCFKLNSSCARLAELVGVFGFDCIWSDLEHTANDWDIVEKQIWAAKTQNTDVLVRVTRGAYSDYIRPLELDAAGIMVPHIRSVEDAREVVRMTRFHPLGRRPLDGGNADGIYCNVDLADYIRESNEQRFVAVQIEDPEPLADLDAIASLEGIDILFFGPADFSHGLGVPGDFDHPRVLEARRRVAQAARQHGKFAGTVANLDNVEELVELGYTFLNIGADVVGLNSYCQNLIREFQKRVSGAVLSNLLL is encoded by the coding sequence ATGCATATGAGACCGAGCCGCGTGCTGGCCAAACTGCGTGCAGGAGAGGTCGCCAGTTGCTTCAAACTGAATTCCAGTTGCGCCCGCCTGGCGGAGCTGGTGGGGGTGTTCGGGTTTGACTGCATCTGGAGCGACCTTGAGCATACCGCCAACGACTGGGATATCGTCGAGAAGCAGATCTGGGCGGCCAAGACCCAGAACACCGACGTGCTGGTGCGTGTCACCCGTGGCGCTTACAGCGATTACATCCGCCCTTTGGAACTGGACGCGGCCGGCATTATGGTGCCGCACATCCGCAGTGTGGAGGACGCGCGCGAGGTGGTGCGGATGACCCGCTTCCATCCTCTGGGCCGCCGGCCGCTGGACGGCGGAAACGCAGACGGCATCTACTGCAACGTGGACCTTGCGGACTACATCCGTGAATCCAACGAGCAGCGCTTCGTGGCCGTTCAGATCGAAGATCCCGAGCCGTTGGCGGACCTGGATGCCATCGCGTCTCTGGAGGGAATTGACATTCTTTTCTTCGGGCCGGCCGACTTCAGTCACGGGCTGGGAGTGCCCGGAGATTTCGACCATCCCCGCGTTTTGGAAGCACGCCGCCGTGTGGCGCAGGCGGCCCGGCAGCACGGCAAGTTCGCGGGCACGGTGGCCAATCTGGACAACGTGGAAGAGCTGGTGGAGCTGGGCTACACATTCCTGAACATCGGCGCGGATGTGGTGGGACTGAACAGCTACTGCCAGAATCTGATCCGGGAGTTCCAGAAAAGGGTTTCCGGCGCGGTGCTCTCGAATCTACTCCTGTAA
- a CDS encoding GntR family transcriptional regulator translates to MKQIEPVRRVNLTTRVMESIKDYISSNNLGPGDRLPSEKILTSSLNVSRNILREALKSLEAVGLIEIKVGDGMYVSSFDYSNVVDHISFAILRNDPEMAHFIQARLIIEVGLMELVVRNLDEVSLLQLEECNRRISEATTAEEFTELDLDFHRQLLEIADNPILSEFGAFLARFFQRAQKLVGMDARDRTAEGHRELLAALRARDVDAAKDVMRRHIHTWDPQLEKYKDRERPSGSNGDSGF, encoded by the coding sequence ATGAAGCAGATCGAACCTGTCAGACGGGTTAACCTCACCACGAGGGTGATGGAGAGTATCAAGGATTACATCTCCTCCAACAACCTCGGACCGGGTGACCGCCTTCCTTCCGAGAAGATCCTGACTTCCAGCCTGAACGTAAGCCGCAATATCCTGCGGGAGGCTCTAAAGTCCCTTGAGGCCGTAGGACTGATCGAGATCAAGGTGGGGGACGGGATGTATGTCTCCTCGTTCGACTATTCGAACGTGGTGGACCACATCTCGTTTGCCATCCTGCGCAATGATCCGGAGATGGCCCACTTCATCCAGGCACGTCTCATCATCGAGGTGGGTCTGATGGAATTGGTGGTCCGGAACCTGGACGAGGTCAGCCTGTTGCAACTGGAGGAGTGCAACCGGCGCATCAGTGAGGCGACGACGGCGGAAGAGTTCACCGAACTGGACCTGGATTTCCACAGGCAACTCCTGGAGATTGCGGACAATCCCATTCTCAGTGAGTTTGGCGCGTTCCTGGCCCGGTTCTTCCAGCGGGCGCAAAAGCTGGTGGGAATGGATGCCCGGGACCGGACTGCGGAGGGGCATCGTGAGCTGCTCGCCGCTCTGCGCGCCCGCGATGTGGATGCCGCCAAGGACGTGATGCGGCGCCACATCCATACCTGGGACCCGCAACTGGAGAAGTACAAGGACAGGGAGCGGCCTTCCGGCAGTAACGGGGACTCGGGTTTTTAG
- a CDS encoding pyruvate, phosphate dikinase, which yields MSNKRVYLFHEGNAKMRDLLGGKGANLAEMTNIGLPVPPGFTITTECCNYYSKHGKFPDGLMDDVKAALAAVEKDMGKRLGDPENPLLVSVRSGAKFSMPGMMDTVLNLGLNDQTAEALIRLTGNERFVWDAYRRFVMMFSDIVLSGQYPDLKKEKFEHIFDALKEKVGAKQDTDVDAAGLKELVGQFKEYFKKVTGQDFPSDPMKQLELAIEAVFKSWNNERAVIYRNREKISHDLGTAVNVQTMVFGNMGDDSGTGVAFTRDPATGENKIYGEFLMNAQGEDVVAGVRTPETIDQLAEHNPEIYQQFVEIAKKLEQHYRDMQDIEFTIEKGRLFILQCRAGKRTPQAHIEIAVDHVNEGLITKEEAVLRVPPEVPGLMLLPALDPDFVKKNKPTVLAKGLNAGPGGAVGKVAIGSAAALRMAEAGDDVILVGRETTPDDLGGMLASRGVLTATGGKTSHAALVARQYGIPTVCGCSALRIDENSRTISADGVVLKEGDYISIDGTNGLVYIGQIPTKMPEVSGKFATFMEWADSFRTMGVRANADTPEHAAEAVELGATGIGLCRTEHMFMGDRVPMVQAMILAEDEAAREEALAKLLPLQREDFVGIFKAMKGYPVTVRLIDPPLHEFLPSLEELLVETTEMRVKGETGPAYEEKMKLLNKVKELHEFNPMLGLRGCRLSIYFPGIVRMQVAAIIGAACEVKKAGQDVHPEIMIPLVGIVTELTHIKEQLEQVAQETMKAEGIEVDYKFGTMIEIPRAALTADEIAQEAAFFSFGTNDLTQMAYGLSRDDAGKFLPLYIEKRIIPVDPTESLDVKGVGRLMQICVEDARKVNPGIKLGICGEHGGDPDSVKFCYKLGLDYVSCSPKRIPVARLAAAQAALEKDGGSTRDK from the coding sequence ATGAGCAACAAGCGTGTTTATCTGTTCCACGAGGGCAACGCGAAAATGCGGGACCTCCTGGGCGGCAAGGGGGCTAACCTGGCCGAGATGACCAACATCGGCCTGCCCGTCCCGCCCGGCTTCACCATCACCACGGAGTGCTGCAACTACTACAGCAAGCACGGCAAGTTCCCGGACGGGCTGATGGACGACGTGAAAGCAGCCCTGGCGGCCGTGGAGAAGGATATGGGCAAGAGACTGGGCGACCCGGAGAACCCGCTGCTGGTCTCCGTTCGCTCCGGGGCGAAGTTCAGCATGCCCGGAATGATGGACACGGTCCTGAACCTGGGCCTGAACGATCAGACGGCTGAGGCCCTGATCCGCCTGACAGGCAACGAGCGCTTCGTGTGGGACGCCTACCGCCGCTTCGTGATGATGTTCTCGGACATCGTCCTCTCGGGTCAGTATCCGGACCTGAAAAAGGAGAAGTTCGAGCACATCTTCGACGCCCTGAAAGAGAAGGTGGGCGCCAAGCAGGACACGGATGTAGACGCCGCCGGCCTTAAGGAGCTGGTGGGCCAGTTCAAGGAGTACTTCAAGAAGGTTACGGGCCAGGACTTCCCGTCCGACCCGATGAAGCAGCTGGAGCTGGCCATCGAGGCGGTGTTCAAGAGCTGGAACAACGAGCGCGCCGTCATCTACCGCAACCGTGAGAAGATCTCCCACGACCTGGGAACGGCGGTCAACGTTCAGACCATGGTCTTCGGGAACATGGGCGATGACTCCGGCACTGGCGTTGCGTTCACCCGCGACCCCGCCACGGGCGAGAACAAGATCTACGGCGAGTTCCTGATGAACGCTCAGGGCGAAGACGTAGTGGCCGGCGTCCGCACTCCGGAGACCATTGATCAGCTGGCCGAGCACAACCCGGAGATCTACCAGCAGTTCGTGGAGATCGCGAAGAAGCTGGAACAGCACTACCGTGACATGCAGGATATCGAGTTCACCATCGAGAAGGGGCGGCTCTTCATCCTGCAGTGCCGCGCGGGCAAGCGCACTCCGCAGGCGCACATTGAGATCGCGGTGGACCATGTGAACGAGGGACTCATCACGAAGGAAGAGGCCGTGCTGCGCGTGCCGCCCGAGGTGCCGGGCCTGATGCTGCTGCCGGCGCTGGATCCGGACTTCGTGAAGAAGAACAAGCCCACCGTGCTGGCCAAGGGTCTGAACGCCGGACCGGGCGGAGCCGTGGGCAAGGTGGCCATCGGATCTGCCGCGGCCCTGCGGATGGCCGAGGCGGGCGACGATGTCATCCTGGTGGGGCGCGAGACCACGCCCGACGACCTGGGCGGTATGCTGGCGTCCCGCGGCGTGCTGACCGCCACGGGCGGAAAGACCTCGCACGCTGCTCTGGTGGCGCGTCAGTACGGCATCCCCACGGTGTGTGGATGCAGCGCCCTCCGCATTGACGAGAACTCCCGCACCATCAGCGCCGACGGTGTGGTGCTGAAGGAGGGAGATTACATCTCCATTGACGGCACCAACGGCCTGGTCTACATCGGACAGATCCCCACCAAGATGCCCGAGGTCTCCGGCAAGTTCGCCACGTTCATGGAGTGGGCGGACAGCTTCCGGACCATGGGCGTGCGCGCGAACGCCGATACGCCCGAGCACGCCGCGGAGGCGGTGGAGCTGGGAGCCACCGGCATCGGCCTGTGCCGCACCGAGCACATGTTCATGGGTGACCGCGTGCCGATGGTGCAGGCGATGATCCTGGCCGAGGACGAGGCCGCGCGTGAGGAGGCTCTGGCCAAGCTGCTTCCGCTGCAGCGCGAGGACTTCGTGGGCATCTTCAAGGCGATGAAGGGCTACCCTGTGACGGTGCGTCTGATCGACCCGCCGCTGCATGAGTTCCTGCCCAGCCTGGAGGAGCTGCTGGTCGAGACCACCGAGATGCGCGTGAAGGGCGAGACCGGCCCGGCATACGAGGAGAAGATGAAGCTCCTGAACAAGGTGAAGGAGCTGCACGAGTTCAACCCGATGCTGGGTCTGCGCGGATGCCGCCTGAGCATCTACTTCCCGGGCATCGTGCGCATGCAGGTGGCGGCCATCATCGGCGCTGCGTGCGAGGTGAAGAAAGCCGGCCAGGATGTGCATCCGGAGATCATGATCCCGCTGGTGGGCATCGTGACCGAGCTGACGCACATCAAGGAGCAGCTGGAGCAGGTGGCCCAGGAGACGATGAAGGCGGAAGGGATCGAGGTGGACTACAAGTTCGGGACCATGATCGAGATCCCGCGCGCCGCCCTGACCGCCGACGAGATCGCGCAGGAGGCTGCCTTCTTCAGCTTCGGGACCAACGACCTGACCCAGATGGCCTACGGGCTGTCGCGCGATGACGCTGGCAAGTTCCTGCCGCTTTACATCGAGAAGCGCATCATCCCGGTGGATCCCACCGAGAGCCTGGATGTAAAGGGCGTGGGACGCCTGATGCAGATCTGCGTGGAGGACGCCCGCAAGGTGAACCCGGGCATCAAGCTGGGAATCTGCGGGGAGCACGGAGGAGATCCGGACAGCGTGAAGTTCTGCTACAAGCTGGGGCTGGATTATGTCTCGTGCTCGCCGAAGCGGATCCCGGTGGCGCGCCTTGCTGCGGCGCAGGCTGCTCTGGAGAAGGACGGCGGCAGCACCCGCGACAAGTAA
- a CDS encoding rhomboid family intramembrane serine protease, which translates to MIPLHDDNPTRSFPLVTWLILAVNVAVYILQLLSPRGPHPGLVEYAMVPLEVVTGRQVPPYAPVHPAWLTIFTSMFMHGGLLHIGSNMLYLAIFGNNVEDRLGHFRFFIFYMACGFLAAVAHILSAPFSPVPTLGASGAVAGVLGAYFLLYPHARVTCLVFLFFFVTTIQLPAVIVLGFWIIGQILSASSGAGMQVGGGIAYWAHIGGFFAGMLLISAMAPSRAQARRRYDRRYW; encoded by the coding sequence TTGATCCCCCTCCACGACGACAATCCCACCCGCAGCTTTCCGCTTGTCACGTGGCTCATTCTGGCGGTCAATGTGGCGGTCTACATCCTTCAGCTTCTCAGCCCGAGAGGCCCGCATCCGGGGTTGGTGGAGTACGCAATGGTCCCTCTGGAGGTGGTCACCGGCCGTCAGGTGCCGCCCTACGCGCCGGTTCATCCGGCCTGGCTGACCATCTTCACCAGCATGTTTATGCACGGAGGGCTGCTGCACATCGGCAGCAATATGCTCTACCTTGCCATATTCGGGAACAATGTTGAGGACCGGCTGGGGCATTTCCGGTTCTTCATCTTCTACATGGCGTGTGGCTTTCTGGCGGCGGTTGCGCACATCTTGAGCGCACCGTTCTCTCCCGTTCCCACTCTGGGGGCCAGCGGCGCGGTGGCCGGAGTGCTCGGAGCCTATTTCCTGCTGTATCCGCACGCCCGTGTGACCTGTCTGGTCTTCCTGTTCTTTTTTGTCACCACCATCCAGCTTCCCGCTGTCATTGTGCTGGGGTTCTGGATCATCGGGCAGATCCTTAGCGCAAGCTCCGGCGCCGGGATGCAGGTGGGAGGCGGCATCGCTTACTGGGCGCATATCGGGGGATTCTTCGCGGGAATGCTGCTGATATCAGCAATGGCGCCCTCCAGGGCGCAGGCGCGGCGCAGGTATGACCGCAGATACTGGTGA
- a CDS encoding polysaccharide pyruvyl transferase CsaB encodes MRRPLRILILGYYGFANAGDEIVLAGILRGVASEARQEPFEVRALSAEPSRTVALHGIRAYPRFSPAAILSALFWCDILVLGGGSLIQDVTSRRSAAYYLWICRLALALRRKLFLWAQGFGPLEDPQLRESAGRTLAHASGVTLRDPRSLTELLGLGIPESLLTLSADPAFLLEPAARLPEDRVADAGPVLAVALRPWGSVERSCPDVAAACDFFARETGIRSLFVPFHLPGDVEISRRVLEYAEGPHSLLTAELSPAEMARLFHGFHLSLGMRLHSIILSAMAAVPFAGLSYDPKIERFCHLAGMPCLTADGLHAGELQDILLSLHANREQASSHLHAFAEEQRELARTSARLFWEVCSAA; translated from the coding sequence GTGCGAAGGCCTCTGCGCATACTCATCCTGGGATACTACGGGTTCGCCAACGCCGGCGATGAGATCGTGCTGGCGGGGATCCTGCGCGGCGTCGCGTCAGAGGCCAGGCAAGAACCCTTCGAAGTCCGAGCGCTGAGCGCGGAACCCAGCCGGACCGTGGCCCTTCACGGCATCCGTGCCTATCCCCGCTTCTCACCGGCGGCCATCCTCTCGGCGCTTTTCTGGTGCGACATCCTGGTGCTGGGCGGAGGCAGCCTGATCCAGGACGTCACAAGCAGGCGGTCGGCGGCGTATTATCTCTGGATCTGCCGGCTGGCCCTCGCGCTGCGGCGGAAGCTGTTTCTGTGGGCTCAAGGGTTCGGACCCCTGGAGGACCCGCAGCTCAGGGAAAGCGCCGGCCGGACGCTGGCGCACGCGAGCGGCGTGACGTTACGCGACCCCCGATCCCTGACGGAGCTTTTGGGACTGGGGATCCCGGAGAGCCTGCTGACCCTTTCGGCCGATCCTGCTTTCCTTCTCGAACCTGCTGCGCGGCTCCCGGAAGACAGGGTTGCAGATGCAGGGCCCGTGCTGGCGGTGGCGCTCCGGCCGTGGGGATCCGTGGAGCGTTCCTGCCCGGATGTGGCCGCTGCCTGCGACTTTTTTGCTCGCGAGACAGGTATCCGCTCCCTGTTCGTGCCGTTTCACCTTCCGGGTGACGTTGAAATCTCCCGCCGGGTGCTGGAATACGCCGAAGGACCCCATTCCCTTCTGACCGCCGAACTGTCTCCCGCGGAGATGGCCCGGTTGTTCCACGGCTTCCATCTCTCCCTCGGAATGCGACTTCACAGCATTATTCTGTCGGCGATGGCGGCGGTGCCGTTTGCGGGCCTGTCCTACGATCCCAAGATCGAGCGGTTCTGCCACCTTGCGGGGATGCCCTGCCTGACTGCCGACGGCCTGCACGCAGGAGAACTGCAGGACATCCTGCTCAGCCTCCACGCCAACCGCGAGCAGGCCAGCAGCCATCTGCATGCCTTCGCGGAGGAGCAGCGCGAGCTGGCCAGGACGAGCGCACGTCTTTTCTGGGAGGTCTGCTCCGCAGCATAG
- the sigH gene encoding DNA-directed RNA polymerase sigma-70 factor, translated as MDTAGIPARKEWSGPLRIIRISRESAGCLTAESLERLYDLHAPALYRYARSLTGSAEDAEDALQEVFVRLAGAGRMPRDPRSYLMKAVRNQCLVVIRSRSRRTDVARRLADGLAPGQLAVPVGGRTDIAEAIQALPLEQREVLTLKAVEQMTFEEIASVTGVSANTAASRYRYAVARLRRELKESENG; from the coding sequence GTGGACACTGCGGGAATACCGGCCCGGAAGGAGTGGAGCGGGCCATTGAGGATCATCCGAATCAGCCGGGAATCGGCAGGCTGCCTGACGGCGGAATCGCTGGAGCGCCTCTATGATCTCCACGCCCCCGCCCTCTACCGCTACGCGCGTTCGCTCACCGGCTCCGCGGAGGATGCGGAGGATGCCCTTCAGGAGGTGTTTGTCCGTCTCGCCGGAGCCGGCAGGATGCCCCGGGATCCGCGTTCCTATCTGATGAAGGCCGTGCGCAACCAGTGTCTCGTGGTCATCCGTAGCCGCAGCCGCCGGACGGATGTGGCCCGCAGGCTGGCGGACGGGCTGGCTCCGGGGCAGCTTGCAGTCCCCGTAGGCGGAAGGACTGACATTGCAGAGGCCATCCAGGCCCTTCCGCTGGAGCAGCGCGAGGTTCTGACCCTGAAGGCGGTGGAGCAGATGACTTTCGAAGAGATCGCCTCCGTGACCGGCGTCTCCGCCAATACCGCCGCCAGCCGCTACCGGTACGCCGTGGCGCGGCTCCGCCGCGAGCTGAAGGAGAGTGAAAATGGATGA
- a CDS encoding ATPase encodes MDKAEASTAMETPQEMTENVEEAVATIEEASREIIAEVEKVIVGKRDAVRLALAAVLAGGHVLIEDIPGVGKTSLAKSLARALGCSFKRIQFTPDLLPSDITGISIYNQKTLEFEFRQGPVFANIVLADEINRGSPKTQSSLLECMEEAQVTADGMTYRLPKPFFVIATQNHIDMQGTYPLPEAQLDRFMMSISLGYPSAPDEKRILETRMGDNPMEEVRPVLDASRLLGLQKSLHSVHVDDAVQEWVVEIARATRKRQELYLGISPRGTLNLVYASRALAAMNGRTYVAPDDVKAVAVPVLAHRLVLKPEMRFRGMETLQIVEEALDSVPCPLTHAKR; translated from the coding sequence TTGGACAAAGCGGAAGCAAGCACGGCGATGGAAACGCCGCAGGAGATGACTGAAAACGTCGAGGAGGCGGTCGCCACCATCGAGGAAGCCTCCCGCGAGATCATCGCCGAAGTGGAGAAGGTTATCGTCGGCAAGCGGGATGCCGTGCGACTTGCGCTGGCCGCCGTGCTGGCGGGCGGCCACGTGTTGATCGAGGACATTCCCGGCGTGGGCAAGACCAGCCTGGCAAAGTCGCTGGCCCGCGCGCTCGGCTGTTCGTTCAAGCGCATCCAGTTCACCCCCGACCTCCTGCCGTCCGACATTACGGGCATCTCCATTTACAATCAGAAGACGCTGGAGTTCGAGTTCCGGCAGGGACCGGTATTCGCGAACATCGTCCTGGCGGATGAGATCAACCGTGGAAGCCCGAAGACCCAGTCCAGCCTGCTGGAATGCATGGAAGAGGCTCAGGTCACGGCGGACGGTATGACCTATCGCCTGCCGAAGCCGTTTTTCGTCATCGCCACCCAGAACCACATAGATATGCAGGGCACCTATCCCTTGCCGGAAGCGCAACTGGACCGCTTCATGATGAGCATCTCGCTGGGCTACCCCAGCGCGCCGGACGAGAAGCGCATCCTGGAAACGCGGATGGGTGATAACCCGATGGAGGAAGTGCGCCCGGTACTGGATGCATCCCGCCTGCTTGGCCTGCAGAAGAGCCTGCACTCGGTGCATGTGGACGACGCGGTGCAGGAGTGGGTGGTGGAGATTGCGCGGGCCACGCGGAAGCGCCAGGAGCTTTATCTGGGCATCAGCCCGCGCGGAACGCTGAACCTGGTCTACGCATCGCGGGCCCTGGCAGCGATGAATGGAAGGACGTACGTCGCCCCGGACGACGTGAAGGCAGTAGCAGTTCCGGTACTGGCGCACCGGCTGGTGCTGAAGCCGGAGATGCGCTTCCGGGGAATGGAGACGCTGCAGATCGTGGAAGAAGCGCTGGACTCCGTGCCGTGCCCGTTGACCCATGCTAAGCGGTAA
- a CDS encoding putative DapA-like lyase — MFGRKRLQGVFTAVVTPFDSRQNLDLRWMERHLAFQRASGVDGIVICGTNGEGHSLSLTEKRRLIEFTRKHRGRLRLIVATGTSSLAECIELSHAARKAGAEALLVPPPFFDHTASEEGIIEYFRRVANSSAIPVILYNIPWRTGIPVTPSILRALKGHRRIMGVKDSSGDLDVTRELVTSFPRLQIFCGTDTQHLPALRLGCAGLISGVANVFPDAVVQVWKAHRERRGDAETRQEIVTALTRVFEGLPPRAATKYALELAGMPRTFVRPPAVELTDRQRDLLRSRLNP, encoded by the coding sequence ATGTTCGGCAGAAAAAGACTCCAGGGAGTCTTCACAGCCGTTGTCACACCGTTCGACTCCAGGCAGAACCTGGACCTGCGCTGGATGGAGCGCCACCTTGCCTTCCAGCGCGCCTCCGGCGTGGACGGCATCGTGATCTGCGGGACCAACGGCGAAGGGCATTCCCTCTCACTGACCGAGAAGCGCCGCCTCATCGAGTTTACCCGTAAGCACCGGGGCCGCCTTCGCCTTATCGTCGCCACCGGCACCAGCAGCCTGGCCGAATGCATTGAGCTTTCGCACGCGGCCCGGAAGGCCGGAGCCGAAGCATTGCTGGTTCCGCCTCCGTTCTTCGATCATACCGCGTCGGAGGAGGGCATCATCGAGTACTTCCGCCGTGTGGCCAACTCCTCCGCTATTCCGGTCATCCTCTACAACATCCCCTGGCGCACGGGGATTCCCGTCACTCCGTCCATTCTCCGGGCTCTCAAGGGACACCGGCGCATTATGGGGGTGAAGGACTCCTCGGGCGATCTGGACGTCACCCGCGAGCTGGTGACGTCTTTCCCGCGGTTGCAGATCTTCTGCGGGACGGACACCCAGCATCTGCCCGCCCTGCGGCTGGGATGCGCCGGACTGATCAGCGGGGTGGCGAACGTCTTCCCGGATGCGGTGGTGCAGGTGTGGAAGGCTCACCGGGAGCGCAGGGGGGATGCCGAGACGCGACAGGAGATCGTCACAGCGCTCACCCGGGTGTTCGAAGGGCTGCCGCCCCGCGCAGCCACTAAATATGCGCTGGAGCTCGCGGGGATGCCCCGCACTTTCGTGCGTCCTCCGGCCGTGGAGCTCACGGACCGGCAGAGGGATCTGCTGCGCTCCCGCCTGAACCCGTGA